The following coding sequences lie in one Rutidosis leptorrhynchoides isolate AG116_Rl617_1_P2 chromosome 6, CSIRO_AGI_Rlap_v1, whole genome shotgun sequence genomic window:
- the LOC139855580 gene encoding uncharacterized protein, translated as MIVCIAVVGHQNNPLYIQSFTEADDALKLHHIVHCSLDVVDERVNNPKKSGPVLNETFLGLLYPTENYKVYGYLTNTKVKFILVTTDLDVRDADVRNFFRRFHSAYLDAVSNPFHVPGKKITSKTFAERVSGIVKSVSFHTT; from the exons ATGATCGTTTGCATCGCCGTCGTTGGCCATCAG AATAATCCGCTGTATATACAAAGCTTCACTGAAGCTGATGATGCACTCAAGCTTCATCATATTGTTCATTGCTCCCTTGACGTTGTTGATGAACGAG TGAACAACCCAAAAAAATCTGGACCGGTGCTAAATGAAACATTTCTTGGACTCCTATATCCAACTGAAAATTACAAAGT GTACGGTTATCTAACTAACACAAAGGTGAAGTTTATACTAGTCACAACAGACCTTGACGTACGGGATGCTGACGTAAGAAAC TTCTTCAGGAGGTTCCATTCAGCATATTTAGACGCAGTTTCAAACCCATTTCATGTACCTGGTAAAAAGATCACATCCAAGACATTTGCTGAGAGGGTGAGTGGTATTGTGAAGTCAGTTAGCTTCCATACAACTTGA
- the LOC139851808 gene encoding probable 26S proteasome non-ATPase regulatory subunit 3 isoform X1, producing MTQDVEMKEQQVPAPPDSLPSTNPSTLQELKENATLIERGASAREVRPISRAVRLTVASSRKKLKASVVSSFVNFAVSPGSEVHSRLISYLPNDDEYDMEVDSASSATKTTVKHYSPELEIYCYLVVLIFLIDQKKYTEAKACSSASIARLKNINRRTVDVLAAKLYHYYSLSYELTDSLSEIRGNLLALHRVATLRHDELGQETLLNLLLRNYLHYNMYDQAEKLRSKAPRFEAHSNQQFCRYLFYLGKIRTIQLEYTDAKESLLQAARKAPIAALGFRVQCNKWAVIVRLLIGEIPERTIFMQKGMEKDLRPYFELTNAVRIGDLELFKNISEKFSTTFSADGTSNLIVRLRHNVIRTGLRNISISYSRISLADVATKLRLDSPNPVADAESIVSKAIRDGAIDATVDHANGWMVSKETGDIYSTNEPQMAFNSRIAFCLNMHNEAVRALRFPPNSHKEKESTDKRRERQQQEQELAQHIAEEDEDEF from the exons ATGACGCAAGATGTTGAGATGAAAGAGCAACAGGTTCCAGCACCTCCTGATTCACTTCCCTCTACAAATCCTTCTACTTTACAGG AATTAAAGGAAAATGCGACATTGATCGAGAGGGGAGCTTCTGCTCGCGAGGTTCGTCCAATTTCGAGGGCGGTTAGGCTGACAGTTGCGTCGTCAAGAAAGAAGCTCAAGGCTTCTGTGGTCTCTTCTTTTGTGAATTTTGCTGTTTCGCCTGGATCAGAAGTCCACTCTCGTTTGATTTCCTATTTGCCTAAT gaTGATGAATATGATATGGAAGTTGACTCTGCATCATCTGCAACGAAAACTACTGTGAAGCACTACTCTCCAGAGCTCGAGATTTACTGCTACTTGGTTGTGCTGATATTCCTAATTGATCAGAAGAAGTACACCGAG GCGAAAGCTTGTTCTTCAGCAAGCATTGCCCGCTTGAAAAACATTAACAGGAGAACTGTTGATGTTTTGGCAGCCAAACTCTACCACTATTATTCTCTTAGTTATGAACTTACTGATAGTCTCTCTGAAATTCGTGG TAATCTCCTTGCTCTGCACCGAGTTGCCACATTGCGTCATGATGAGTTAGGGCAG GAAACACTCCTTAATCTGCTACTCCGCAATTACCTGCATTACAATATGTACGATCAAGCAGAGAAACTGAGATCTAAGGCACCGCGTTTTGAGGCGCATTCGAATCAGCAG TTTTGTCGGTACCTTTTTTACCTTGGTAAAATTAGGACGATTCAGCTAGAATATACTGATGCCAAGGAATCTCTTCTACAAGCTGCTCGAAAAGCCCCCATTGCTGCTCTTGGCTTCCGGGTTCAATGCAATAAGTGGGCCGTGATTGTTCGTCTACTTATTGGAGAGATCCCTGAACGAACCATCTTTATGCAGAAAGGCATGGAGAAGGACTTGAGGCCCTACTTTGAGCTGACAAAT gCGGTTAGGATTGGAGATCTAGAGCTGTTCAAAAACATTTCAGAGAAGTTCTCCACCACTTTCAGCGCAGACGGGACCAGCAACTTGATTGTCAGACTGCGCCACAATGTCATAAGAACTGGACTTCGCAACATCAGCATTTCATACTCGCGAATCTCACTCGCTGACGTGGCAACAAAGCTGAGGTTGGACTCTCCAAACCCTGTTGCTGATGCTGAAAGCATAGTCTCCAAGGCCATCCGTGATGGTGCCATTGATGCCACAGTTGATCATGCAAATGGATGGATGGTATCTAAGGAGACGGGAGATATTTATTCAACAAATGAACCTCAAATGGCATTTAATTCTAGAATAGCTTTCTGCTTGAACATGCATAACGAGGCGGTGCGTGCCCTTCGGTTTCCACCAAATTCTCACAAGGAGAAAGAAAGTACTGACAAGAGAAGAGAGAGACAACAGCAGGAGCAAGAACTTGCACAGCATATAGCTGAGGAAGACGAAGATGAATTTTGA
- the LOC139851808 gene encoding probable 26S proteasome non-ATPase regulatory subunit 3 isoform X2, producing the protein MEVDSASSATKTTVKHYSPELEIYCYLVVLIFLIDQKKYTEAKACSSASIARLKNINRRTVDVLAAKLYHYYSLSYELTDSLSEIRGNLLALHRVATLRHDELGQETLLNLLLRNYLHYNMYDQAEKLRSKAPRFEAHSNQQFCRYLFYLGKIRTIQLEYTDAKESLLQAARKAPIAALGFRVQCNKWAVIVRLLIGEIPERTIFMQKGMEKDLRPYFELTNAVRIGDLELFKNISEKFSTTFSADGTSNLIVRLRHNVIRTGLRNISISYSRISLADVATKLRLDSPNPVADAESIVSKAIRDGAIDATVDHANGWMVSKETGDIYSTNEPQMAFNSRIAFCLNMHNEAVRALRFPPNSHKEKESTDKRRERQQQEQELAQHIAEEDEDEF; encoded by the exons ATGGAAGTTGACTCTGCATCATCTGCAACGAAAACTACTGTGAAGCACTACTCTCCAGAGCTCGAGATTTACTGCTACTTGGTTGTGCTGATATTCCTAATTGATCAGAAGAAGTACACCGAG GCGAAAGCTTGTTCTTCAGCAAGCATTGCCCGCTTGAAAAACATTAACAGGAGAACTGTTGATGTTTTGGCAGCCAAACTCTACCACTATTATTCTCTTAGTTATGAACTTACTGATAGTCTCTCTGAAATTCGTGG TAATCTCCTTGCTCTGCACCGAGTTGCCACATTGCGTCATGATGAGTTAGGGCAG GAAACACTCCTTAATCTGCTACTCCGCAATTACCTGCATTACAATATGTACGATCAAGCAGAGAAACTGAGATCTAAGGCACCGCGTTTTGAGGCGCATTCGAATCAGCAG TTTTGTCGGTACCTTTTTTACCTTGGTAAAATTAGGACGATTCAGCTAGAATATACTGATGCCAAGGAATCTCTTCTACAAGCTGCTCGAAAAGCCCCCATTGCTGCTCTTGGCTTCCGGGTTCAATGCAATAAGTGGGCCGTGATTGTTCGTCTACTTATTGGAGAGATCCCTGAACGAACCATCTTTATGCAGAAAGGCATGGAGAAGGACTTGAGGCCCTACTTTGAGCTGACAAAT gCGGTTAGGATTGGAGATCTAGAGCTGTTCAAAAACATTTCAGAGAAGTTCTCCACCACTTTCAGCGCAGACGGGACCAGCAACTTGATTGTCAGACTGCGCCACAATGTCATAAGAACTGGACTTCGCAACATCAGCATTTCATACTCGCGAATCTCACTCGCTGACGTGGCAACAAAGCTGAGGTTGGACTCTCCAAACCCTGTTGCTGATGCTGAAAGCATAGTCTCCAAGGCCATCCGTGATGGTGCCATTGATGCCACAGTTGATCATGCAAATGGATGGATGGTATCTAAGGAGACGGGAGATATTTATTCAACAAATGAACCTCAAATGGCATTTAATTCTAGAATAGCTTTCTGCTTGAACATGCATAACGAGGCGGTGCGTGCCCTTCGGTTTCCACCAAATTCTCACAAGGAGAAAGAAAGTACTGACAAGAGAAGAGAGAGACAACAGCAGGAGCAAGAACTTGCACAGCATATAGCTGAGGAAGACGAAGATGAATTTTGA
- the LOC139855354 gene encoding secreted RxLR effector protein 161-like, translating into MASPKDEHLLAAKRVLQYLKGTYNYGLLYARDAKHKLMVYTDSDYARDVEDRKCTSGYVCLLSGAAICWSSCKQKIVTLSSTEAKYVAATACVCHCMWLKGLLGDLDEKQIGTIEIMCDNSSTIKLSKNPVMHRRTKHIDVRFHYLRGLVNKEDVKLEFCRSEDQLADAMTKPLKLDKFIQFRSAVGVQQI; encoded by the coding sequence ATGGCAAGTCCAAAAGACGAGCATTTATTGGCAGCAAAACGGGTGCTTCAATACTTAAAAGGTACCTACAATTATGGTTTATTATATGCAAGAGATGCGAAACATAAGCTCATGGTCTACACCGACAGCGATTATGCCCGAGATGTAGAAGATCGCAAGTGCACTTCTGGTTATGTGTGCTTGCTAAGTGGAGCTGCTATCTGTTGGAGTTCTTGTAAGCAGAAGATAGTAACCCTTTCATCTACAGAGGCCAAATATGTTGCAGCTACTGCGTGCGTATGCCATTGCATGTGGTTGAAAGGATTACTCGGGGATCTTGATGAAAAACAGATTGGTACGATTGAGATCATGTGTGACAACAGCTCCACTATCAAATTATCAAAAAATCCAGTGATGCATCGAAGGACCAAACACATAGATGTGAGGTTTCATTATCTACGTGGTTTGGTTAACAAGGAAGATGTGAAGCTAGAATTTTGTAGAAGCGAAGATCAATTGGCAGATGCAATGACAAAACCATTGAAGCTTGACAAGTTCATCCAGTTTCGAAGTGCAGTAGGAGTGCAACAGATTTAA